A region of Deltaproteobacteria bacterium DNA encodes the following proteins:
- a CDS encoding class I SAM-dependent methyltransferase encodes MKDHWENVYASRDINRLGWYEKVPEPSIRLMSRCLLDKDDAVLDVGAGTSAFIDYLLESGYENVIAVDISQTALNKLMERLGKEKSRLVEWIVDDITRPTHMKNLKNIALWHDRALLHFLLEEKEREMYLTVLKKVVKRGGYVIIASFSPIGARKCSGLNIMNYDQAMLSDFLGEGFDLIEHFDHTYYTPSGEERPYIYILFKRTNR; translated from the coding sequence ATGAAGGATCACTGGGAAAATGTTTATGCCTCAAGAGACATAAACAGGTTAGGCTGGTATGAAAAAGTACCGGAGCCCTCGATTAGATTAATGTCCCGTTGCCTGCTTGATAAGGATGATGCCGTATTGGATGTAGGAGCAGGAACGTCGGCATTCATAGATTATCTTCTTGAAAGCGGGTATGAGAATGTTATCGCTGTCGATATCAGTCAGACGGCTTTGAATAAGCTCATGGAGAGACTGGGGAAAGAAAAGAGCCGCCTGGTAGAATGGATTGTGGATGACATCACACGGCCAACGCATATGAAGAATTTAAAAAATATAGCTCTTTGGCACGACAGAGCTTTATTGCATTTTTTACTCGAAGAAAAAGAACGGGAGATGTATTTGACGGTTCTAAAGAAGGTAGTTAAAAGAGGGGGTTATGTAATTATTGCGAGCTTTTCCCCGATAGGAGCCAGGAAGTGCAGCGGTTTGAATATAATGAATTACGATCAAGCAATGTTGTCTGATTTCTTGGGTGAGGGATTCGATCTAATTGAGCATTTCGACCATACCTATTACACGCCTTCCGGCGAGGAAAGACCTTACATATATATCTTATTTAAAAGGACAAACAGGTAA
- a CDS encoding thaumatin family protein: MDLTSVTKLSSTLILASLIAFLMSAGPRPAVAQHTITVNNNCTDTVWVGAFPNVQSVTVGTTNVTTLGGWEMTTGQSATVQVPASWSGRFWARTGCSFNATGVCDSKTVKVNGTDYVIANCCDTGGCMNGSNFALNCAQTGLPPATLAELTVVSSGQDSYDVSMVDGGNVSVEIIPDSSTYDCTGNPNCINTANLPGTNSSSCTQDSDCYPLFGFGFKWKCDPNLKMCVNPFFCGSPGCTDTGGCAPAGLTQSVLPNSTWTGSGLAVSQANCPSDLQLTNEQNQGSTYVGCFAPQKFCRKSCSIDGDCGPPYTFNCGGSGFCEDSGGTILGADCDTAVSGTTNEDLWACAGVNSGSCFTTGTMDSNCCGCPTWAPGFPNAFPNGACVAGNNTTWQSVAQPVAAVFNSASPTSYAFPFDDAIKLFDCAAKSGSVTAYTVNFCPSDSDGDGVQNSGDSDADGDGITNTRETVLGTQTEAARNGDIVGTPNDADADGIENMLDLDSDNDGVPDVAEAGRADLDADRDGIIDDQTDTDGDGVPDAVDPDQGGAELIPIDSDGDDIPDTLDTNSDNDGGTDFEENDGEGDSDGDGLPDSVTDENGDGLLDIFDPDFGQPLVIRDSDGDGTPDFQDADGGNGGCWIAAPGTGDNSASLWLILPAIVLFRMLRRRTKKN, encoded by the coding sequence ATGGATCTCACAAGTGTTACGAAACTTAGCTCCACTCTCATTCTGGCCTCGCTCATCGCATTCCTTATGAGCGCGGGTCCGCGGCCCGCGGTCGCGCAGCACACGATAACAGTTAACAACAATTGCACGGATACGGTATGGGTCGGCGCGTTTCCTAATGTACAGTCGGTCACAGTCGGTACGACTAACGTGACCACGCTCGGCGGCTGGGAGATGACGACGGGCCAGTCGGCCACGGTGCAAGTGCCCGCCTCCTGGAGCGGGAGGTTCTGGGCGCGGACGGGGTGCAGCTTTAACGCCACGGGCGTATGCGACTCCAAGACCGTAAAAGTAAACGGCACCGATTACGTGATTGCCAACTGCTGCGATACGGGAGGTTGTATGAACGGGAGCAATTTCGCACTCAACTGCGCGCAGACCGGCCTGCCCCCGGCTACCCTGGCGGAACTGACTGTAGTATCAAGCGGTCAGGACAGCTACGACGTAAGCATGGTGGACGGCGGAAACGTCTCCGTGGAAATAATCCCCGATTCCTCAACCTATGACTGTACAGGCAACCCGAATTGTATTAACACGGCTAACCTGCCGGGCACTAACTCATCCAGCTGCACGCAGGACTCGGACTGCTACCCGCTATTCGGCTTCGGCTTCAAATGGAAATGCGACCCAAATCTTAAAATGTGCGTCAATCCTTTCTTTTGCGGGAGCCCCGGATGCACCGACACAGGCGGATGCGCTCCGGCGGGCCTAACCCAGTCCGTGCTTCCGAATTCGACATGGACCGGCTCCGGACTCGCGGTCTCACAGGCTAATTGCCCTTCCGACCTCCAGCTAACGAATGAACAGAACCAGGGAAGCACGTATGTGGGCTGTTTTGCGCCCCAGAAGTTCTGCAGAAAATCATGCAGCATCGACGGCGATTGCGGTCCCCCGTATACATTCAACTGCGGAGGCTCCGGCTTCTGTGAGGACAGCGGCGGCACAATACTGGGAGCTGACTGCGACACCGCCGTTAGCGGCACTACGAACGAAGACCTCTGGGCATGCGCGGGAGTGAACTCAGGCTCGTGCTTCACCACAGGCACGATGGACTCCAACTGCTGCGGATGCCCGACGTGGGCGCCGGGATTCCCGAACGCATTTCCTAACGGAGCGTGCGTCGCGGGAAATAACACCACGTGGCAGTCAGTAGCTCAGCCTGTAGCCGCGGTATTCAACAGCGCAAGCCCCACGTCCTACGCCTTCCCCTTCGACGACGCTATTAAGCTCTTCGACTGTGCGGCGAAATCGGGGAGCGTAACCGCCTACACGGTCAACTTTTGCCCCAGCGATTCGGACGGCGACGGGGTACAAAACTCAGGCGACTCGGACGCCGATGGAGACGGCATCACCAACACGAGGGAAACAGTCTTAGGCACCCAGACCGAAGCCGCACGTAACGGAGACATAGTAGGCACTCCGAACGACGCTGACGCTGACGGGATCGAAAACATGCTCGACCTCGACTCAGACAATGACGGTGTGCCCGACGTTGCGGAGGCGGGAAGAGCGGATCTGGATGCGGACAGGGACGGTATTATAGACGACCAGACCGACACGGACGGTGACGGCGTACCGGACGCGGTGGACCCGGATCAGGGCGGCGCCGAGCTGATACCGATTGACAGCGACGGGGACGACATACCGGACACACTGGATACGAATTCCGATAACGACGGAGGCACCGACTTCGAGGAGAATGACGGAGAGGGCGATAGTGACGGAGACGGCCTTCCCGACAGCGTGACCGACGAGAACGGGGACGGACTGCTCGACATATTCGACCCGGACTTCGGACAGCCGCTTGTAATAAGGGACTCCGACGGGGACGGCACGCCAGACTTCCAGGACGCAGACGGCGGAAACGGTGGATGCTGGATAGCAGCTCCGGGAACAGGGGACAATTCAGCCTCTCTATGGCTGATTCTCCCGGCTATCGTGCTCTTCAGAATGCTCAGGAGAAGAACGAAGAAGAATTAA
- a CDS encoding PAS domain S-box protein translates to MPEGEEKVASRKSNRSATSNLRNDKSNKPKDYQHFTQNLTNQSAEEYSELFFSAFNYAAIGMALVSLEGKWMTVNRSFCELTGYTEEELKAIDFQTITHPDDLEEDLEYVRRMLNKEIDTYQMEKRYIHKLGHIVWVILSVSLVNDSSGNPLYFIAQIQDITERKQLENSHHEIIAKLSKKNRYESIIRAVTQTVHRSIDLQKVIEDSVNSMSMHIEKADNVSIYMVEGKKAVIKSYRGYPESFIEKVSRIPYPKGFTWKTIIEGEVQYCADTDKDTAMGPAGHKIGTKSYLSMPIQKKNRTLGCININSLQKNAFDEEELKLLEIVAKQIEMAIGNARKAEELRTAKKRLEERVKQRTKELTKTNESLRIEISERTKTVKRLSIMSGISRILSYESRFERAAPKILRELFKVLDMEVGELWLPTTINSETLFCAEFKSSLKSKAARKFKKFTIKTTLGIDSFPGYSLKKRKPVWIPDLTKNPVFTRRQLAQELGLRSGLAFPIIVDGKPVGGMNFFTTKMAETSPDLYEMMTKLGHDIGQFLSRAKMVEELRESEARFRTMADSAPVMIWIAGTDKSCIWFNKEWLDFRGRNLEEEIVNGWVAGIHPDDRKPCIETYHTAFDKRESFEMEYRLQNAEGEYRWIVDRGIPKFSGDGMFRGYIGSCVDIHDRKITEELRRIKLTERENLLREVQHRIKNNLQMVMDMLDLQYEAIKSKKARDALRDTRSRIMSIARLHTRLRDEKKPDQIHLADHIEHLIQDLQKISGRKDDSVKFNLDIEDIKLDADTLVSVGFIINELVSNSLKHAFGQENKGIVSIKLSSSGKEKITLEVSDNGDGLPKGFNFKSTTTLGINIVRTFTQQLGGKLVRLNSRKGAGFKVTFKHSRGEFGHVQKYESSHI, encoded by the coding sequence ATGCCTGAAGGGGAAGAGAAGGTAGCATCTCGGAAGAGTAATAGAAGTGCTACGTCAAATTTAAGAAACGATAAAAGCAACAAACCAAAAGACTACCAGCACTTTACCCAGAACCTGACCAATCAATCCGCTGAGGAATACAGCGAATTATTCTTTAGCGCCTTCAATTATGCCGCTATAGGCATGGCTCTGGTCTCACTCGAAGGAAAATGGATGACGGTAAACCGGTCTTTTTGCGAATTGACCGGATATACCGAAGAGGAACTAAAAGCCATAGATTTTCAGACCATTACTCATCCGGATGACCTTGAGGAAGATCTCGAATACGTCCGCAGAATGCTAAACAAAGAGATAGACACCTATCAGATGGAAAAAAGATATATCCATAAACTCGGGCACATCGTATGGGTTATTCTCAGTGTCTCACTGGTAAACGACTCAAGCGGCAACCCGTTATATTTTATAGCTCAGATACAGGATATAACCGAGCGTAAGCAATTAGAAAATTCCCATCATGAAATTATCGCGAAATTATCTAAAAAAAACCGATACGAGTCAATCATCAGGGCTGTAACACAGACTGTACACAGGTCTATCGATCTTCAGAAAGTTATCGAAGACTCGGTCAACAGTATGAGTATGCATATAGAAAAAGCGGATAATGTTTCAATCTATATGGTAGAGGGGAAGAAAGCTGTTATAAAGAGTTACAGAGGTTACCCGGAATCATTTATAGAGAAGGTAAGCAGAATACCCTATCCCAAAGGCTTTACATGGAAGACAATAATAGAAGGAGAAGTACAATACTGCGCGGACACGGATAAAGACACGGCTATGGGGCCGGCCGGGCATAAAATCGGCACCAAAAGCTATCTCTCCATGCCTATTCAAAAGAAAAATAGAACTCTGGGGTGCATAAATATAAATTCCCTACAGAAAAATGCCTTTGATGAAGAAGAGCTGAAGCTGCTAGAGATTGTAGCCAAACAGATAGAAATGGCTATAGGTAACGCGCGTAAGGCAGAGGAGCTCAGGACAGCTAAAAAGAGGCTCGAGGAACGGGTCAAGCAGAGAACAAAAGAGCTGACCAAGACAAATGAATCTCTAAGGATAGAGATTTCAGAGCGTACAAAGACAGTAAAACGCCTTAGTATTATGAGCGGCATCTCAAGGATACTTTCCTATGAATCAAGGTTTGAAAGAGCCGCGCCGAAGATTCTGAGAGAATTATTCAAGGTTTTGGATATGGAGGTAGGTGAATTATGGCTTCCTACCACTATTAACTCGGAGACGCTTTTTTGCGCTGAATTCAAATCGTCATTAAAAAGCAAGGCGGCAAGGAAATTTAAGAAATTCACAATTAAGACTACGTTGGGCATCGACAGTTTCCCGGGCTACAGTCTAAAGAAGCGTAAACCTGTCTGGATACCCGATCTTACGAAAAACCCGGTATTCACACGCAGGCAACTTGCCCAAGAGCTTGGCCTCCGTTCCGGGTTAGCATTCCCCATAATTGTAGATGGGAAACCTGTAGGCGGAATGAACTTTTTTACAACGAAGATGGCAGAGACTTCCCCCGATCTTTATGAGATGATGACCAAACTCGGGCACGATATAGGCCAGTTTTTGTCAAGGGCTAAAATGGTGGAGGAACTCCGGGAGAGCGAAGCCCGTTTCCGCACAATGGCGGACAGCGCTCCCGTAATGATATGGATCGCGGGAACGGACAAATCGTGTATATGGTTTAATAAGGAGTGGCTCGATTTCAGGGGCAGGAATCTCGAGGAAGAAATAGTGAACGGATGGGTGGCGGGTATTCACCCCGATGACCGAAAACCGTGTATCGAAACTTATCATACAGCGTTCGACAAGCGCGAGTCTTTCGAGATGGAATACCGTCTGCAAAACGCCGAAGGCGAATACCGGTGGATTGTGGATCGCGGGATTCCGAAATTCAGCGGAGATGGAATGTTCAGAGGTTATATCGGCTCCTGTGTTGATATCCATGACAGAAAAATTACGGAAGAATTGAGGCGGATTAAACTTACCGAGAGAGAAAACCTTCTGAGAGAAGTCCAACACCGTATCAAGAACAACCTTCAAATGGTTATGGACATGCTCGATCTGCAGTACGAGGCTATTAAGAGTAAAAAGGCCAGGGACGCACTCAGAGACACAAGGAGCCGCATCATGTCAATCGCCCGATTGCACACTCGACTCCGGGATGAAAAAAAACCTGACCAAATCCACTTAGCCGACCATATCGAGCACCTTATACAAGATTTGCAAAAAATTTCTGGACGCAAGGATGACTCAGTTAAATTCAATTTAGATATCGAAGACATAAAGCTCGATGCCGACACCCTAGTTTCAGTGGGTTTTATAATTAACGAGCTGGTTTCCAATTCACTCAAACACGCATTCGGACAAGAGAACAAGGGCATCGTCTCAATCAAACTCTCCTCAAGCGGCAAAGAAAAGATAACTCTGGAAGTGAGTGATAACGGCGACGGCTTGCCGAAAGGTTTTAATTTTAAATCCACAACTACGCTGGGAATTAATATAGTAAGAACATTCACCCAACAGCTTGGAGGGAAATTAGTAAGGCTGAATAGTCGGAAAGGGGCGGGATTTAAAGTAACCTTCAAACATAGCCGAGGTGAATTCGGCCATGTTCAAAAATATGAATCATCCCATATTTAG
- a CDS encoding AI-2E family transporter, with amino-acid sequence MTDKPPKFAMHPLLSLAAIVIIIAGIKEIAPILNIFLVALLLAVSVSPVLTWQIKRGWPKAVSLIVTIFIVLIVAGGLSTILGIAGNNMASKAPEYQERITELYKKGLDNLSERGIEIAEIKELDIFSPDRLVSFGTSFIENLFSTFGNVFFVLILMIFMLIEFADLTKKAEHGEFAEDSWQHRFGDISNDLKKYVSINAVTGLMTAVADVILMLIMGIDFAVIWGFLAFFFSFIPNIGFFLSVIPPALIALLEFGWVHCLILVIGFIVINAFIDNVIKPKFLGQEFNMSILLVFLSLLFWSWVLGAIGAILGVPLTMAVKRITEFMNSDMSSGHDEPPEEETALPSETGEESSTHT; translated from the coding sequence ATGACCGATAAACCGCCCAAATTCGCAATGCATCCCCTGCTGTCCCTCGCGGCTATAGTCATAATCATAGCCGGCATAAAGGAAATAGCCCCTATACTCAATATATTTCTGGTGGCCCTCCTCCTTGCCGTGAGCGTCTCGCCCGTACTCACCTGGCAGATAAAAAGGGGATGGCCAAAGGCCGTCTCGCTTATCGTAACTATATTTATAGTGCTTATTGTGGCGGGCGGTCTCTCGACAATATTGGGAATAGCAGGCAACAATATGGCCTCAAAGGCGCCCGAATACCAAGAGCGCATCACGGAGCTTTACAAGAAAGGTCTGGATAATCTCTCTGAAAGGGGCATTGAAATAGCCGAGATAAAGGAGCTCGATATATTCAGCCCTGACAGGCTGGTCTCGTTCGGCACCTCGTTCATCGAGAATCTGTTTTCGACTTTCGGCAACGTCTTCTTCGTCCTGATACTGATGATATTCATGCTTATCGAATTCGCCGACCTCACTAAAAAGGCGGAGCACGGCGAGTTCGCCGAGGATTCATGGCAGCACAGGTTCGGCGATATATCGAACGACCTCAAGAAATACGTGTCCATAAACGCCGTCACAGGTCTAATGACCGCTGTCGCTGACGTTATTCTGATGCTGATTATGGGAATCGACTTCGCCGTCATATGGGGGTTCCTTGCGTTCTTCTTCAGCTTCATACCCAATATAGGCTTCTTTCTGAGCGTGATACCCCCCGCGCTTATCGCGCTGCTGGAGTTCGGATGGGTTCACTGCCTGATACTGGTCATAGGGTTCATCGTAATAAACGCCTTTATAGATAACGTAATAAAGCCCAAGTTCCTAGGGCAAGAATTCAATATGTCGATTCTGCTCGTCTTTCTCTCGCTTCTGTTCTGGAGCTGGGTGCTCGGGGCTATAGGGGCCATACTGGGCGTCCCGCTCACTATGGCTGTCAAGAGGATTACGGAATTCATGAATAGCGATATGAGCTCAGGCCATGATGAGCCGCCCGAAGAAGAAACTGCCCTTCCTTCCGAAACGGGCGAAGAAAGCAGCACACACACGTAG